GGAGGATTCGGCTGAACACCGGGTCGAACCGCGATTTGTGCAGATGGTGTTGGCATCACGATGGCGTTTAGTTTATAGGGTGGGGCGGGGGGGGTCAAAGGGGATTTTAGACTTTGGATTTTAGGTTTTGGAGGAATTTCGCAGGCGGCCCGGATCGTTGAATGTTAATGGCTCGGTCGTTTCTTGATCCGGCGGCCTCCCAAGTCCACCACTTGCACACCTTCTATGCGGGTCAATTGACGAGACAACTTGCTCAAGCGCGCGGTCATAGGACCGGTTTGGCCGCTGCCGATAAGCCGCCCGTCCAAGCTGATGACAGAAGCCAATTCGCCCATCGTCCCTGTGCAGAACATCTCGTCGGCGCGGTAAAACTCGGTCAGCGACAGGTCGCGTTGGGCATGGGGGATGGCGTGGTCGCGGCACAAGGCGAGCACCGTGGCGCGGGTGATGCCTTCGGGACAGGCGACCGCCCTGGGCGTGAGCACCTCGGGTCCCTTGACCAGAAACACGTTGGTCGCGTTGGTTTCGGCCACGAACCCGCGCAGGTCCAGCAAGAGCGCGTCATCGGCCCCGGCAATATTGGCCTGGACCTTGGCCAGGATGGACTGCAGCAGGTTGTTATGATGGATTTTTGGGTCCAGGCAATCGGGTGGAAAACGGCGCAGGGCGCTGGTGATGAGCTTGAGGCCGCCGCTGCCATAGACCGGTGGTTTATGTTCCGCCAGGATTATCAGGGTGGGGCCGGACTGGTTGAGCCGGGGGTCCATGCCGGAAGTGATCTTCACACCCCGGGAGAGCGTCAGGCGGATATGCACGCCGTCGGTCATGCGGTTGGCAGCCAGGGTGCGCTTGATCTCGCCGATGATGCTGGCGCGAGGGGGTATTTGCCCGAAGGCCAGAGCCTGGGCGCTTTCGCGCAATCGGTCGAGATGTTCGGTGAGCTTGAAAATCCTTCCATCGTAAAGGCGCAATCCTTCCCAAACGGCATCGCCGCCCTGGACCACCGAATCGAACGGGCTGATGGCGGCCTCGTGGCGAGGCATGAGCTTGCCATTGATGTTGATCAGCAGGTCACGGTTTTTTTTGTTAAAGCTCTGCAACATAAGTGTAGGCTCACGGTTTCACACAAAAGGCCGAGAGGCTTTGATAGTAGGGCAGGCATTGCTCATACAAGCCCAGGAGCCGCTCGGGTAGCGGCTTGGGCCTGGAGGTATAGGGACGAAAACCGGTGGTTGTTTCCACAGCGTTGTACCAATGTCTGGCCCAGACCCCATCCGTGGGCCGCAAGCCCGGCGCCCAGTGAAGCATGCTCTCCTGGAACGAGGCGCCAAAGATTTCGCAAAGCCGGATTAAAACCTGACGGGGCTCGCGAAGCAAATCGGCTGCGTCCACAACAGGGCATG
The Verrucomicrobiia bacterium DNA segment above includes these coding regions:
- a CDS encoding aminotransferase class IV; protein product: MLQSFNKKNRDLLININGKLMPRHEAAISPFDSVVQGGDAVWEGLRLYDGRIFKLTEHLDRLRESAQALAFGQIPPRASIIGEIKRTLAANRMTDGVHIRLTLSRGVKITSGMDPRLNQSGPTLIILAEHKPPVYGSGGLKLITSALRRFPPDCLDPKIHHNNLLQSILAKVQANIAGADDALLLDLRGFVAETNATNVFLVKGPEVLTPRAVACPEGITRATVLALCRDHAIPHAQRDLSLTEFYRADEMFCTGTMGELASVISLDGRLIGSGQTGPMTARLSKLSRQLTRIEGVQVVDLGGRRIKKRPSH